The following proteins are encoded in a genomic region of Pseudodesulfovibrio mercurii:
- a CDS encoding dihydroorotate dehydrogenase, whose protein sequence is MSLRNCSSVKVLKVSPVGQSKTAGEFFELTLERPDWDGWKPGQFVMIRPSAWELDMLWGRPFSLCSGDDASVTLFIQAVGRGTRRIAALKPGDSVAMWGPLGNYFAVEPDTPTLLLAGGIGIAPFRGYVEQHPQPGNLALFLAHRLPLDCYPYALLSRAVDCRCMLEAKPSDLDCIIEALRGLIEEYADKGGLVLACGPTPFMRTVQRFAGEYGVRAQVSLENRMACGVGACLGCVTRNGEGHHVQVCTQGPVFWADNVEL, encoded by the coding sequence ATGTCCTTGAGGAATTGCAGCAGTGTCAAGGTATTGAAAGTTTCCCCGGTCGGTCAATCAAAAACGGCGGGGGAATTCTTCGAGCTGACCCTGGAACGCCCGGATTGGGACGGCTGGAAACCCGGCCAGTTCGTCATGATCCGGCCCTCCGCCTGGGAGCTCGACATGCTCTGGGGACGGCCTTTTTCCCTGTGTTCCGGGGATGATGCGTCCGTGACCCTGTTCATCCAGGCCGTCGGGCGCGGCACCAGGCGCATCGCGGCGCTCAAGCCCGGCGACAGCGTGGCCATGTGGGGTCCGCTGGGCAATTATTTTGCCGTGGAGCCGGACACGCCGACCCTGTTGCTCGCCGGGGGCATCGGCATCGCACCTTTTCGCGGATATGTCGAGCAACATCCGCAGCCCGGCAATCTGGCCCTGTTTTTGGCCCACCGGCTGCCCCTCGACTGCTACCCCTACGCGCTCCTGTCCCGTGCCGTGGACTGCCGGTGCATGCTCGAGGCCAAGCCGTCGGACCTGGACTGCATCATCGAGGCCCTGCGCGGGCTGATCGAGGAATACGCGGACAAGGGCGGGCTGGTTCTGGCCTGCGGGCCCACCCCGTTCATGCGCACGGTCCAGCGCTTCGCCGGGGAGTACGGCGTCAGGGCCCAGGTCTCCCTGGAAAACCGCATGGCCTGCGGCGTGGGCGCGTGCCTGGGCTGCGTGACCAGGAACGGCGAGGGGCACCACGTGCAGGTGTGTACGCAGGGTCCGGTGTTCTGGGCCGACAACGTCGAGCTGTAG
- a CDS encoding peptidase U32 family protein, with amino-acid sequence MSTIHTPEIMAPAGDGNAFLAAVAAGADAVYVGLKHFSARMQAQNFSISELARLASLGRDRGTKTYVAMNTLVKPNDVEAAGRLIDRLQRNVKPYALIVQDLAMLTLAKQAGFTGELHLSTLANLTHPDGLAVARKLGASRVVLPRELNLDEVKLMADACPKDLDLEIFVHGALCHCVSGRCYWSSYLGGKSGLRGRCVQPCRRLYTKGKDQPERLFSCSDLSLDVLTKPLLSMERVAAWKIEGRKKGPHYVYYTVRAYQMLRDNPSDGQAKKTAMELLDQALGRPSSHSVFLPQRAFQPVQPKEETSSGRLIGEIRRDQKKLFFEPREQLEPGDLVRVGYEDQPGHRTIPIRRRVPKRGRMDIPFSKGQTGPALPTGTKVFLVDRREPELMKRIKELEKELDFFPAPEPKESTFTPTWPQAAPRSKGKSRSKGGPRPVSRSESVTLFRQPPSGKLWDRPGYWLERSVLGKVPTGIASRAQWWLPPVIWPGEDKKYRSLIKEAVRKGARDFVLNAPWQVAYFEDRPNTTLIAGPFCNTANKFALDVLRQLGFSSAIINPELPLEDLQVLAQNPPLPLGFVIKGMWPFAISRFLADSVPFDEPIKSPMNEVAFVRKYGQNNWIFPGWEVDLTKEIRTLERLGYKTFVTMLEPWPRNVPRPTRTSEFNWRLKLL; translated from the coding sequence ATGAGCACTATACATACACCGGAAATCATGGCCCCCGCCGGGGACGGAAACGCCTTTCTGGCGGCCGTCGCGGCCGGGGCGGACGCGGTCTACGTGGGGTTGAAACACTTCTCGGCCCGCATGCAGGCCCAGAACTTCTCTATCAGCGAGCTGGCACGGCTGGCAAGCCTGGGCCGGGATCGCGGCACCAAGACCTACGTGGCCATGAACACCCTGGTCAAGCCCAATGACGTGGAGGCGGCCGGGCGGCTCATCGACCGTTTGCAGCGCAACGTCAAGCCCTACGCCCTGATCGTCCAGGACCTGGCCATGCTGACCCTGGCCAAACAGGCGGGGTTCACGGGCGAACTGCACCTGTCCACCCTGGCCAACCTGACCCACCCGGACGGCCTGGCCGTGGCCAGGAAGCTCGGGGCCTCCCGCGTGGTCCTGCCCCGCGAGCTGAACCTGGACGAGGTCAAGCTCATGGCCGACGCCTGCCCCAAGGACCTGGACCTCGAAATCTTCGTCCACGGCGCGCTCTGCCACTGCGTGTCCGGACGCTGCTACTGGTCCAGCTACCTGGGCGGCAAGTCCGGCCTGCGCGGCCGTTGCGTACAGCCCTGCCGCCGCCTGTACACCAAGGGCAAGGATCAGCCCGAACGGCTCTTCTCCTGCTCGGACCTCTCCCTGGACGTGCTGACCAAGCCCCTGCTGTCCATGGAGCGAGTGGCCGCCTGGAAGATCGAGGGCCGCAAAAAAGGGCCGCACTACGTCTACTACACGGTTCGGGCGTACCAGATGCTGCGCGACAACCCGTCGGACGGCCAGGCCAAGAAGACCGCCATGGAACTGCTCGACCAGGCCCTGGGGCGGCCCTCCAGCCACTCCGTGTTCCTGCCCCAGCGCGCCTTCCAGCCGGTCCAGCCCAAGGAGGAGACCAGCTCCGGACGGCTCATCGGCGAGATCCGGCGGGATCAGAAAAAGCTTTTCTTCGAGCCGCGCGAACAACTCGAACCCGGCGACCTGGTGCGCGTGGGCTACGAGGACCAGCCCGGCCACCGGACCATCCCCATCCGCCGCCGCGTGCCCAAACGCGGACGCATGGACATCCCCTTTTCCAAGGGCCAGACCGGCCCCGCCCTGCCCACGGGCACCAAGGTATTTCTCGTGGACCGGCGCGAGCCCGAGTTGATGAAGCGGATCAAGGAACTGGAGAAGGAACTCGACTTCTTCCCGGCCCCGGAGCCCAAGGAGTCCACCTTCACCCCGACCTGGCCCCAGGCCGCCCCGCGCAGCAAGGGGAAATCCCGGTCCAAGGGCGGCCCCCGGCCCGTCTCCCGGTCCGAGTCCGTGACCCTGTTCCGTCAGCCGCCCTCGGGCAAGCTCTGGGACCGGCCCGGCTACTGGCTTGAGCGGTCGGTCCTGGGCAAGGTGCCCACCGGGATCGCCTCCCGGGCCCAGTGGTGGCTGCCCCCGGTCATCTGGCCCGGCGAGGACAAGAAGTACCGTTCGCTGATCAAGGAGGCCGTGCGCAAGGGCGCGCGCGACTTCGTGCTCAACGCCCCGTGGCAGGTCGCCTACTTCGAGGATCGGCCCAACACGACCCTGATCGCGGGTCCGTTCTGCAACACGGCCAACAAGTTTGCCCTGGACGTGTTGCGCCAACTCGGCTTTTCCAGCGCCATCATCAACCCGGAGCTGCCCCTGGAGGACCTCCAGGTCCTGGCCCAGAACCCGCCCCTGCCGCTCGGCTTCGTCATCAAGGGCATGTGGCCCTTCGCCATCTCCCGGTTCCTGGCCGACTCCGTGCCCTTTGACGAGCCCATCAAGAGCCCCATGAACGAGGTCGCCTTTGTCCGCAAGTACGGCCAGAACAACTGGATATTCCCCGGCTGGGAAGTGGACCTGACCAAGGAGATCCGCACCCTGGAACGGCTCGGCTACAAGACCTTCGTGACCATGCTCGAACCCTGGCCGCGCAACGTCCCCCGCCCCACCCGGACCAGCGAGTTCAACTGGCGGCTGAAGCTGCTGTAA
- a CDS encoding phenylpyruvate tautomerase MIF-related protein has protein sequence MPFIKVETNVTVPDESGCLRKLSALAAELLGKPESYVLAELESGKRLLFGGSADPAAFVTLDSIGLPETRTPELSAALCGFLNRELGIPADRVYIAFGDIERHLFGWDGGTF, from the coding sequence ATGCCGTTCATAAAAGTCGAAACCAACGTCACGGTGCCCGACGAGTCCGGTTGCCTCCGGAAGCTCTCGGCCCTGGCCGCCGAGTTGCTCGGCAAGCCCGAATCCTACGTCCTGGCCGAACTCGAATCCGGCAAGCGCCTCCTGTTCGGCGGCTCCGCCGACCCGGCGGCCTTCGTCACCCTGGACTCCATCGGCCTGCCCGAGACGCGCACCCCGGAACTGTCCGCCGCCCTGTGCGGCTTCCTGAACCGCGAACTGGGCATCCCGGCCGACCGCGTGTACATCGCCTTCGGCGACATCGAACGCCATCTCTTCGGCTGGGACGGCGGGACGTTCTAA
- a CDS encoding PhzF family phenazine biosynthesis protein: MELDLYQVDAFADEVFTGNPAAVVPLYEWPSDELMKHIALENNLAETAFFVRKGEYFELRWFTPEMEIDLCGHATLASAHVLYHHLDYTDPVVVFQTKSGRLFVDREDNFYSMDFPAWSCSRIQVTERVASALGARPAELYMGKRDMMAVFETEDQIRALAPDFRQVSALDGLCLICTAPGLDHDFVSRVFVTGDSIPEDPVTGSAHCTLVPYWADRLGKSTFHSYQASRRGGSLYCEYLGDRVKIAGRAVTYMTGTIHL, translated from the coding sequence ATGGAACTCGATCTCTACCAGGTGGACGCGTTCGCGGACGAGGTCTTCACCGGCAATCCGGCCGCGGTGGTGCCCCTTTACGAGTGGCCGTCCGATGAGCTGATGAAGCACATCGCCCTGGAGAACAACCTGGCCGAGACCGCCTTCTTCGTGCGCAAGGGCGAGTACTTCGAGCTGCGCTGGTTCACCCCGGAGATGGAGATCGACCTGTGCGGCCACGCCACCCTGGCCAGCGCCCACGTCCTCTACCACCACCTGGATTACACCGACCCTGTGGTGGTCTTCCAGACCAAGAGCGGGCGGCTCTTCGTGGACCGCGAGGACAACTTCTATTCCATGGATTTCCCGGCCTGGTCCTGCTCCCGCATCCAGGTCACCGAGCGCGTGGCCTCGGCCCTGGGGGCACGGCCCGCCGAACTGTACATGGGCAAACGCGACATGATGGCCGTGTTCGAGACCGAGGACCAGATCCGGGCGCTCGCCCCGGACTTCCGCCAGGTCTCGGCCCTGGACGGGCTGTGCCTCATCTGCACCGCGCCCGGCCTGGACCACGACTTCGTGTCCCGCGTCTTCGTCACCGGCGACTCCATCCCCGAGGACCCGGTCACCGGCTCGGCACACTGCACCCTGGTCCCCTACTGGGCGGACCGCCTGGGCAAGTCCACGTTCCATTCCTACCAGGCCTCGCGGCGCGGCGGCTCCCTGTACTGTGAATACCTCGGCGACCGCGTCAAGATCGCGGGCCGGGCCGTGACCTACATGACCGGAACCATCCACCTCTAG
- a CDS encoding penicillin-binding protein 1A, whose translation MKKFLKIFGIFVLICTLAGIGGAVWLYHWASQDLPGFKNITDYKPPLVTTVYAKDDKVLGYFYKEKRFLVTLDQMSPWIPKAFLAAEDASFYEHDGVDLTAIVRAFKANLMAGRTKQGGSTITQQIIKRLLLTSERSYKRKLKEAILAFRLENYLTKEEILTIYLNHIFLGQHSYGVEAASRTYFAKHAKDLTIAEAAMIAGLPQAPSRYNPYQSPELARQRQEYVLGQMRNLGWITDEQYQAALVESVALKSMDDPSWQVGAYYLEEVRRWLVDQFGEDEVYNGGLTVTTPCDLTHQAAAEKALRRGLIDSAKRRGWTGPIGHFTPADEPAVLAEGPQTTDNILEKDQLLKAFVTKVAQDRAFVHFGKFQGEIPLKAMWWVREPDPKKSHEDVADPTDARKVLKKGDVVWVTVAQAPKKEEGTWILDLEREPQVEGALVSVKPDTGEVVALVGGYSFARSQFNRATQARRQPGSAFKPIVYSAAIDNGFTAASIVLDAPIVYANDAEGKLWRPENFEGTFDGPTLLRTALVQSKNLCTIRIAQKIGIRTIIDRAKAMGLESDFPADLSVSLGSAVVTPINLCEAYTTFPRGGSYIKPRTVLSVKSAWGDELYASKPETVDAISPQTAYIMATLMKQVVQNGTGWRAKILGRPVAGKTGTSNLEQDAWFMGYAPYLLTGVYVGFDELTPMGKWETGSRAASPIWVDYRKQVENDYPYEDFTQPPGIVMVKVDGKTGKLASPSSAEEFFLPFKVGSEPTETSRPYGDNGEAPASDDDLFKQTF comes from the coding sequence ATGAAGAAATTCCTCAAGATATTCGGTATATTCGTTCTCATCTGCACCCTCGCGGGCATCGGCGGGGCCGTCTGGCTCTATCATTGGGCCTCCCAGGACCTGCCCGGCTTCAAGAACATCACCGACTACAAGCCGCCCCTGGTGACCACGGTCTACGCCAAGGACGACAAGGTGCTGGGCTATTTCTACAAGGAGAAGCGGTTCCTGGTCACCCTGGACCAGATGAGCCCGTGGATTCCCAAGGCCTTCCTGGCCGCCGAGGACGCCTCCTTCTACGAGCACGACGGCGTGGACCTGACCGCCATCGTCCGCGCCTTCAAGGCCAATCTCATGGCCGGACGCACCAAGCAGGGCGGCTCGACCATCACCCAGCAGATCATCAAGCGGCTGCTCCTGACCTCCGAGCGCAGCTACAAGCGCAAGCTCAAGGAGGCCATCCTCGCCTTCCGCCTGGAGAACTACCTGACCAAGGAAGAGATTCTGACCATCTACCTGAACCACATCTTCCTGGGCCAGCACTCCTACGGCGTGGAGGCCGCCTCCCGCACCTATTTCGCCAAGCACGCCAAGGACCTGACCATCGCCGAGGCGGCCATGATCGCGGGGTTGCCCCAGGCCCCGTCGCGCTACAACCCGTACCAGAGCCCGGAGCTGGCCCGGCAGCGCCAGGAGTACGTCCTGGGCCAGATGCGCAACCTCGGCTGGATCACCGACGAGCAGTACCAGGCGGCCCTGGTCGAGTCCGTGGCGCTCAAGTCCATGGATGACCCGTCCTGGCAGGTGGGCGCGTACTATCTGGAGGAGGTCCGCCGCTGGCTCGTGGACCAGTTCGGCGAGGACGAGGTCTACAACGGCGGCCTGACCGTGACCACCCCGTGCGACCTCACGCACCAGGCGGCCGCCGAGAAGGCGCTCCGGCGCGGGCTCATCGACTCGGCCAAGCGGCGCGGCTGGACCGGGCCCATCGGCCACTTCACCCCGGCCGACGAACCGGCCGTCCTGGCGGAGGGCCCGCAGACCACCGACAACATCCTGGAGAAGGACCAGCTCCTCAAGGCCTTCGTGACCAAGGTCGCCCAGGACCGGGCCTTCGTCCATTTCGGCAAGTTCCAGGGGGAGATTCCCCTGAAGGCCATGTGGTGGGTGCGCGAGCCCGACCCCAAGAAGAGCCATGAGGACGTGGCCGACCCGACCGACGCCCGCAAGGTCCTCAAGAAGGGCGACGTGGTCTGGGTGACCGTGGCCCAGGCCCCGAAAAAGGAGGAGGGCACCTGGATTCTCGACCTGGAGCGCGAGCCCCAGGTGGAGGGCGCCCTGGTCTCCGTCAAGCCCGACACCGGCGAGGTCGTGGCCCTGGTGGGCGGCTATTCGTTCGCCCGGAGCCAGTTCAACCGGGCCACCCAGGCCCGGCGGCAGCCCGGTTCGGCCTTCAAGCCCATCGTCTATTCCGCGGCCATCGACAACGGCTTCACCGCCGCGTCCATCGTGCTCGATGCGCCCATCGTCTACGCCAACGACGCCGAGGGCAAGCTTTGGCGGCCCGAGAACTTCGAGGGCACCTTCGACGGCCCGACCCTGCTGCGCACCGCCCTGGTCCAGTCCAAGAACCTGTGCACCATCCGCATCGCCCAGAAGATCGGCATCCGGACCATCATCGATCGGGCCAAGGCCATGGGTCTGGAGTCCGACTTCCCGGCCGATCTGTCCGTGTCCCTCGGCTCGGCCGTGGTCACGCCCATCAATCTCTGCGAGGCCTACACCACCTTCCCGCGCGGCGGCTCCTACATCAAGCCGCGCACGGTCCTGTCCGTGAAGTCCGCCTGGGGCGACGAGCTGTATGCCTCCAAGCCCGAGACCGTGGACGCCATCAGCCCGCAGACCGCCTACATCATGGCCACGCTCATGAAGCAGGTGGTCCAGAACGGCACCGGCTGGCGGGCCAAGATCCTGGGACGGCCCGTGGCGGGCAAGACCGGCACCTCGAACTTGGAGCAGGATGCCTGGTTCATGGGCTACGCCCCGTACCTGCTGACCGGCGTGTACGTGGGCTTCGACGAGCTGACCCCCATGGGCAAGTGGGAGACCGGCTCGCGGGCGGCCTCGCCCATCTGGGTGGACTACCGCAAGCAGGTGGAGAACGACTATCCCTACGAGGACTTCACCCAGCCGCCGGGAATCGTTATGGTCAAGGTGGACGGGAAGACCGGCAAGCTGGCTTCGCCGTCCTCCGCCGAGGAGTTCTTCCTGCCGTTCAAGGTGGGCTCCGAGCCCACGGAGACGTCCCGTCCCTACGGCGACAACGGAGAGGCCCCGGCGTCGGACGACGACCTGTTCAAGCAAACCTTCTAG
- a CDS encoding transporter substrate-binding domain-containing protein, protein MHLVISACCLCFVLAPLVVRAQDAPFHCGMARGYPPYQFLNDAGEPTGLDMEVAELVFARLGIKARMVPGIWDDVVASLRLGRLDCVIGMEINSERRPFFEFTSPYYNRRVVVFVNRDDQGIRTVDDLVLKAVAGDRHSFVERYLRQRGLLDSIRIVKTRSKDQSMRMLKEGKVVAVIAPLAVGRLLAERYALPVRVIDVGDPGSPVGFAVVKGNSELRRKLDDALQGLKAEGALQPVLDRWLR, encoded by the coding sequence ATGCACCTGGTTATTTCGGCGTGTTGCCTGTGCTTCGTCCTGGCGCCCCTCGTGGTGCGGGCGCAGGATGCGCCGTTCCATTGCGGCATGGCCCGCGGCTATCCGCCGTACCAGTTCCTGAACGATGCGGGGGAGCCGACCGGCCTGGACATGGAGGTGGCCGAGCTCGTCTTCGCCCGGCTCGGCATCAAGGCCCGCATGGTGCCCGGGATATGGGACGACGTCGTCGCCAGCCTGCGCCTGGGGCGACTGGACTGCGTGATCGGCATGGAGATCAACAGCGAACGCAGGCCGTTTTTCGAATTTACCTCGCCCTATTACAACCGCCGGGTGGTCGTCTTCGTCAACCGCGACGACCAAGGCATCCGGACCGTGGACGACCTGGTCCTCAAGGCCGTGGCCGGGGACCGGCATTCCTTTGTGGAGCGGTACCTGCGGCAGCGGGGGCTGCTCGATTCCATCCGCATCGTCAAGACCAGAAGCAAGGACCAGTCCATGCGCATGCTCAAGGAGGGCAAGGTGGTGGCGGTCATCGCGCCGCTGGCCGTGGGCCGTCTCCTGGCCGAACGGTACGCCTTGCCCGTGCGGGTCATCGACGTGGGCGATCCCGGTTCGCCGGTGGGCTTCGCCGTGGTCAAGGGCAACTCCGAGCTTCGCCGGAAACTGGACGACGCCCTCCAGGGGCTGAAGGCCGAGGGCGCCCTGCAACCCGTCCTGGACCGCTGGCTGCGTTGA
- a CDS encoding dihydroorotate dehydrogenase — MDMHVNFGGLSLKNPVMTASGTFGFGLEFAPYGDLTRLGGLVAKGLSLKPREGNPMPRIAETPCGMLNAIGIQNPGVEHFVTKALPNLPWREVAVIANLYACDAAEFGELAAVLAGEEGVAALEVNVSCPNVKEGGVAFGQDPAQITRVTEAVKKNAGNKPVMVKLSPNVTDITTCARAAEAGGADSLSLINTLSGMAVDIRNRRPRIANVIAGLSGPAIKPVALRCVHQVVHAVDIPVVGIGGISSAEDALEFLLVGAQAVQVGTANFLRPDFAFGLADEMEKLLAEIGAKGLDEFRGSLQLPL; from the coding sequence ATGGATATGCACGTAAATTTCGGCGGTCTTTCCCTCAAGAACCCGGTCATGACCGCATCCGGGACCTTCGGCTTCGGCCTGGAATTCGCGCCCTACGGCGACCTGACCCGGCTGGGCGGCCTCGTGGCCAAGGGCCTCTCGCTCAAGCCGCGCGAGGGCAACCCCATGCCGCGCATCGCCGAGACGCCGTGCGGCATGCTCAACGCCATCGGCATCCAGAACCCCGGCGTGGAGCACTTCGTGACCAAGGCCCTGCCGAACCTGCCCTGGCGGGAGGTGGCCGTGATCGCCAACCTGTACGCCTGCGACGCGGCCGAGTTCGGCGAGCTGGCCGCAGTGCTGGCGGGCGAGGAGGGCGTGGCCGCGCTGGAGGTCAACGTCTCCTGCCCCAACGTCAAGGAGGGCGGCGTCGCCTTCGGCCAGGACCCGGCCCAGATCACCCGGGTCACCGAGGCGGTCAAGAAGAATGCCGGGAACAAGCCCGTCATGGTCAAGCTCTCGCCCAACGTGACCGACATCACGACCTGCGCCAGGGCCGCCGAGGCTGGCGGGGCGGACTCGCTTTCGCTGATCAACACCCTGTCCGGCATGGCCGTGGACATCCGCAACCGCAGGCCGCGCATCGCCAACGTCATCGCAGGCCTGTCCGGTCCGGCCATCAAGCCCGTGGCCCTGCGTTGCGTGCATCAGGTCGTGCACGCCGTGGACATTCCGGTGGTCGGCATCGGCGGCATCAGTTCGGCCGAGGACGCCCTGGAGTTCCTCCTGGTGGGGGCCCAGGCCGTGCAGGTCGGCACCGCCAATTTCCTGCGTCCGGACTTCGCCTTCGGCCTGGCCGACGAGATGGAAAAGCTGCTCGCCGAGATCGGCGCGAAGGGTTTGGACGAGTTCCGGGGAAGCCTGCAACTCCCGCTTTGA
- a CDS encoding methyl-accepting chemotaxis protein, with amino-acid sequence MSIKSKLILIFVSVLLGLGGIFTVNFVGGKYVVRTRRLATLANDGTALFLQARRQEKNFLLRKDEQCTRLALADADKAGQVLGEIARIEPALTARCREAQDILKRYRTALVRVNDLYVAMGLTMKDGLRWEFIQAARNMEAEFAKRELSPAFVIKLLQMRRHEKNYIIRGDEQYVGRVASGASELRAMLADAYTPEEAAGQLKALQGYLDAFNNYVASEKRIAAITAGLIEAARALEPVYAGIAQSSAEKSRDEARLIDYCVIGVELAVGVSILLLLLWIMRSINRPLRRLNIYAGAVAGGDLDAQPEGDFTAELGELRDVLVNMVANLRAVIGEARTKGEDARVQAEAAGRARDEALDRQEHVQALITRMAEAAGRADEVARKLASVSHDLEGRTGKIAGSAVTQQERMSESAAAMEEMHATVNEVALNVGDASDMAGEASTEASQGILVVQRAERAMSEVAGTVSVLEEGMTRLGADTESIGQVIGVINEIADQTNLLALNAAIEAARAGDAGRGFAVVADEVRKLAEKTMVATTEVEERITAIQAATGRNIRDVQETLSHVAEANGEVGNSVGAFRKIQEFSANVADRIEGIAIAARQQSVATEQMSGAVLDVSRLVSTTAEEVQESASAIAGLAAMAQTLQTIIGTLGGDGPSGGDGAAGRQSGPVQ; translated from the coding sequence ATGAGCATCAAGAGCAAGTTGATTCTGATTTTCGTGTCCGTGCTGCTGGGGCTGGGCGGCATCTTCACCGTGAATTTCGTGGGCGGGAAATACGTGGTCAGGACCCGCCGGCTGGCCACGCTGGCCAACGACGGCACGGCCCTGTTCCTGCAAGCGCGGCGGCAGGAAAAGAACTTTCTGTTGCGCAAGGATGAGCAATGCACCCGTCTGGCCCTGGCGGATGCGGACAAGGCCGGGCAGGTCCTGGGGGAGATCGCCCGCATCGAGCCTGCACTGACCGCCCGCTGCCGGGAGGCCCAGGACATCCTCAAGCGGTACCGCACCGCGTTGGTCAGGGTGAACGATCTCTATGTGGCCATGGGGCTGACCATGAAGGACGGGCTGCGCTGGGAGTTCATCCAGGCTGCCCGCAACATGGAGGCCGAGTTCGCCAAGCGGGAGCTGTCCCCCGCCTTCGTCATCAAGCTGCTCCAGATGCGGCGGCACGAGAAGAACTACATCATCCGGGGCGACGAGCAGTACGTGGGCCGCGTGGCCTCGGGCGCCAGCGAACTGCGCGCCATGCTCGCCGACGCCTACACCCCGGAGGAGGCCGCCGGTCAGCTCAAGGCCCTCCAGGGCTATCTCGACGCCTTCAACAACTATGTGGCCAGCGAAAAGCGCATCGCCGCCATCACCGCCGGACTCATTGAGGCGGCCCGCGCACTGGAGCCGGTCTACGCCGGGATCGCGCAGAGCAGCGCGGAGAAGTCCCGGGACGAAGCCCGTCTGATCGACTACTGCGTCATCGGCGTGGAGCTGGCCGTGGGCGTGTCCATCCTGCTCCTGCTCCTGTGGATCATGCGCTCCATCAACCGACCCCTCCGGCGCCTCAACATCTATGCCGGGGCCGTGGCCGGGGGCGACCTGGACGCGCAGCCCGAGGGCGATTTCACGGCCGAGCTGGGCGAGCTGCGGGACGTGCTGGTGAACATGGTCGCCAATCTCCGCGCCGTCATCGGCGAGGCCAGGACCAAGGGCGAGGACGCGCGCGTCCAGGCCGAGGCGGCGGGCCGGGCGCGGGACGAGGCCCTGGACCGGCAGGAGCACGTCCAGGCCCTGATTACGCGCATGGCCGAGGCCGCCGGGCGGGCCGACGAGGTGGCCCGGAAGCTGGCCTCGGTGTCGCATGACCTTGAGGGCCGCACCGGGAAGATCGCCGGGAGCGCGGTCACGCAGCAGGAGCGCATGTCCGAGTCGGCCGCGGCCATGGAGGAGATGCACGCCACGGTCAACGAGGTGGCCCTGAACGTGGGCGACGCCTCGGACATGGCGGGCGAGGCCAGCACCGAGGCCAGTCAGGGCATCCTGGTGGTCCAGCGGGCCGAACGGGCCATGTCCGAAGTGGCCGGGACGGTCTCCGTGCTGGAGGAGGGCATGACCCGCCTGGGCGCGGACACAGAGTCCATCGGCCAGGTCATCGGCGTGATCAACGAGATCGCGGACCAGACCAACCTGCTCGCCCTGAACGCGGCCATCGAGGCCGCCCGGGCGGGCGATGCGGGCCGGGGATTCGCCGTGGTGGCCGACGAGGTGCGCAAGCTGGCCGAGAAGACCATGGTCGCCACCACCGAGGTCGAGGAGCGCATCACGGCCATCCAGGCGGCCACGGGCCGCAACATCCGCGACGTGCAGGAGACCCTGTCCCACGTGGCCGAGGCCAACGGGGAGGTCGGCAATTCCGTGGGCGCGTTCAGGAAGATTCAGGAGTTTTCGGCCAACGTGGCCGATCGCATCGAGGGCATCGCCATCGCGGCCCGGCAGCAGTCCGTGGCCACGGAACAGATGAGCGGCGCAGTGCTGGACGTCAGCCGGCTGGTCTCGACCACGGCCGAGGAGGTCCAGGAGTCGGCCTCGGCCATCGCCGGTCTGGCCGCCATGGCCCAGACCCTGCAAACGATCATCGGCACCCTGGGCGGCGACGGGCCGTCCGGCGGGGACGGGGCCGCGGGCCGCCAGTCGGGCCCCGTGCAATAG
- a CDS encoding YkgJ family cysteine cluster protein, whose protein sequence is MTPTRTDDADVCRRCSFQGPTCCRISSGQEEFCFPLSQIEKERIQELVPYTGGFVLSSNSKAFIDYACRLFPGEEEEVRRIFPEGKEHFRLAVDSMGACRFLGPLGCEIPQEARPYYCRLFPFWMAGRTVTHFDTPTCLARREGGTLARILDLLDTNKATVKDLYGRLRLVWGLPPTKGANPVKKTF, encoded by the coding sequence ATGACCCCGACCCGGACCGACGACGCGGACGTGTGCAGGCGCTGCTCCTTCCAGGGGCCGACCTGCTGCCGCATCTCCTCGGGTCAGGAGGAGTTCTGCTTCCCCCTGTCCCAGATCGAGAAGGAGCGCATCCAGGAACTGGTGCCGTACACCGGCGGGTTCGTGCTCTCGTCCAACTCCAAGGCCTTTATCGACTACGCCTGCCGCCTCTTCCCCGGCGAAGAGGAGGAGGTCCGGCGCATCTTTCCCGAGGGCAAGGAACACTTCCGGCTGGCCGTGGACTCCATGGGCGCGTGCCGTTTCCTCGGTCCGCTGGGCTGCGAGATTCCGCAGGAGGCCCGGCCCTATTACTGCCGCCTGTTTCCATTCTGGATGGCCGGGCGTACGGTCACGCATTTCGACACCCCCACCTGCCTGGCCAGGCGGGAAGGGGGCACCCTGGCGCGGATACTCGACCTCCTTGACACCAACAAGGCGACCGTGAAGGATTTGTACGGGCGGCTGCGTCTGGTCTGGGGGCTGCCTCCGACCAAGGGCGCCAACCCGGTCAAGAAAACCTTCTGA